In Desulfatibacillum aliphaticivorans DSM 15576, a genomic segment contains:
- a CDS encoding CCA tRNA nucleotidyltransferase, with translation MLKQKLTSWFKSGGAGAPLYLVGGSVRDFVLGRPMKDIDLACPNARELAQKLAQANNAAFVPMEKDPNAPCFRVVNRSDPTDFLDVVRFRGPDIHSDLADRDFTINAMALDLENGFPQDPMGAILDPFNGLDDIKKQIIRSLGRKNLEDDPLRILRAFRFASQLGFEIEEKTLADCRELAPQLEKTAAERITHELITAFEAENSYSVVRKMWKAGVLLPIFPDIAPMEACQQDGFHHHNVWEHSLDVYEALEGVLGGLDALFGEYAPQVRECLEAGRTVPMLKISALLHDIGKPYTGRYDEAKGRTTFFGHAKKGEALARKALGRLRLTNKDMDFVCLLVSEHRHVEQLAQPVVKHKTRMAWYRKMGDFSVACAVLAMADNLSKQGRMCTETERSRREKHLMEMVREYFAEAKGALARPLLINGNDLLEIGLPKGPGLGKVLKAVTAAQDAGQVKNKQQALALAKNLHRQIK, from the coding sequence ATGCTGAAACAAAAACTGACAAGCTGGTTTAAATCAGGGGGGGCTGGAGCCCCCCTTTATTTAGTGGGAGGCTCGGTTCGGGACTTTGTCCTGGGGCGTCCCATGAAAGACATTGACCTGGCATGCCCCAACGCCAGGGAGCTGGCCCAAAAGCTGGCGCAAGCAAACAACGCAGCCTTTGTCCCCATGGAAAAGGATCCCAACGCGCCTTGCTTCCGGGTTGTAAACAGAAGCGACCCCACAGACTTCCTGGACGTGGTCCGATTTCGCGGGCCAGACATCCATTCCGACCTTGCAGACCGCGATTTTACCATCAACGCCATGGCCCTTGACCTGGAAAACGGGTTTCCCCAGGATCCCATGGGGGCGATCCTGGATCCCTTCAACGGCCTGGACGACATCAAGAAGCAAATCATTCGTTCTTTAGGACGCAAAAACCTGGAGGACGATCCATTACGCATTTTGCGGGCCTTCCGGTTCGCCTCGCAACTGGGTTTTGAGATAGAGGAAAAAACCCTGGCGGATTGCAGGGAGCTCGCCCCTCAACTGGAGAAAACCGCAGCCGAGCGGATCACCCACGAACTGATTACCGCTTTTGAGGCGGAAAACAGCTATTCCGTGGTTCGCAAAATGTGGAAGGCCGGGGTTCTTTTGCCCATATTCCCGGACATAGCCCCCATGGAGGCCTGCCAGCAAGACGGGTTTCACCACCACAACGTCTGGGAGCATAGTCTGGACGTTTACGAGGCCCTGGAGGGCGTTCTGGGCGGTCTGGACGCCTTGTTTGGGGAGTATGCGCCCCAAGTGCGGGAATGCCTGGAGGCCGGCCGCACAGTCCCCATGCTAAAAATCTCGGCCCTGCTCCACGACATCGGCAAGCCCTATACGGGGCGATACGACGAAGCCAAAGGCCGCACCACCTTTTTCGGACACGCAAAAAAAGGCGAGGCCCTGGCCCGAAAAGCCCTCGGCAGGCTGCGCCTGACCAACAAGGACATGGACTTTGTGTGCCTCCTGGTTTCCGAACATCGCCACGTGGAGCAACTGGCCCAGCCCGTTGTAAAGCACAAAACCCGCATGGCCTGGTACCGAAAGATGGGGGATTTCTCCGTGGCCTGCGCGGTCCTGGCCATGGCCGACAATCTCTCCAAACAGGGAAGAATGTGCACCGAAACGGAGCGCAGCCGGCGCGAAAAGCATCTCATGGAAATGGTTCGCGAGTATTTCGCCGAAGCCAAGGGCGCCCTGGCCCGGCCCTTGCTCATCAACGGAAACGATCTTTTGGAGATCGGCCTCCCCAAAGGCCCCGGGTTAGGCAAGGTTCTGAAAGCCGTCACCGCGGCCCAGGATGCTGGTCAGGTGAAGAACAAGCAGCAGGCGCTGGCCCTGGCGAAAAACCTCCACAGACAAATAAAATAA
- a CDS encoding branched-chain amino acid ABC transporter permease, with protein sequence MHVLLGLALGAIYILLAAGLTIVYGLLDVVNFAHGVFYMLGAYAVFLVISLTGSFWIGLASAAIITGLIGALAEVFLLRPLYEKHQLYPLLLTFGFSVAVPDLMKVVFGLIGKTVDYPEALSGFILLGNIPFPKYRLFIIVLTAVVMTSLWLFLKKSDLGMVMRAATLNSRMVEALGIDVSGIWTVGFSIGVGLAALGGAVAAPMVSASPDMGVEITVESFVVVVLGGLGSLAGAVTGGLIIGQVVSFVSLFAGQYSKVAIFIVMFIVLLVRPRGLFGEAGRH encoded by the coding sequence ATGCACGTCCTTTTAGGCCTGGCCCTGGGCGCCATCTACATCCTGCTGGCGGCCGGGTTGACCATCGTCTACGGGCTTCTGGACGTTGTAAACTTCGCTCACGGCGTTTTTTACATGCTGGGCGCCTACGCCGTTTTTTTGGTCATATCCCTGACAGGCAGCTTTTGGATAGGCCTGGCCAGTGCGGCGATCATCACCGGGTTGATCGGGGCCCTGGCCGAAGTGTTTTTATTGCGCCCCTTGTACGAAAAGCACCAACTATACCCCTTGCTCTTAACCTTTGGATTTTCAGTCGCCGTCCCCGACCTGATGAAGGTCGTATTCGGTTTGATCGGAAAAACCGTGGATTATCCCGAGGCGCTGAGCGGCTTTATTTTGCTGGGAAACATCCCCTTCCCCAAGTACCGATTGTTTATCATCGTCCTCACGGCCGTGGTCATGACAAGCCTTTGGCTTTTCCTGAAAAAAAGCGACCTGGGCATGGTTATGAGGGCGGCGACCTTGAACAGCCGGATGGTTGAGGCGCTGGGAATTGACGTGTCCGGAATCTGGACCGTGGGATTCAGCATCGGCGTCGGCCTGGCTGCATTGGGAGGCGCGGTGGCGGCGCCCATGGTTTCCGCCAGCCCGGACATGGGCGTGGAAATTACCGTGGAGAGCTTTGTCGTGGTGGTGCTGGGAGGCTTGGGCAGCCTGGCGGGAGCCGTGACGGGCGGGCTGATTATCGGTCAGGTGGTCAGCTTTGTTTCGCTGTTCGCCGGTCAATACTCCAAGGTGGCCATCTTTATAGTCATGTTTATTGTGCTCCTGGTAAGGCCGCGGGGGCTTTTCGGAGAAGCCGGGAGACATTGA
- a CDS encoding ferredoxin-thioredoxin reductase catalytic domain-containing protein, with amino-acid sequence MNAEELYEKLRKLQEPKGYFFNKDKALVMELLEGLLENKERYGYMCCPCRLAANDKDADKDIICPCKYREPDVQEFGSCYCNLYVSKEWNEGEIEEAYVPERRGL; translated from the coding sequence ATGAACGCGGAAGAGCTTTACGAAAAATTGAGAAAGCTGCAGGAGCCCAAGGGATATTTCTTTAACAAGGACAAAGCCCTGGTGATGGAGCTCCTGGAAGGCCTGCTGGAGAACAAGGAACGCTACGGATACATGTGCTGCCCCTGCAGGCTGGCCGCCAATGACAAGGACGCGGACAAGGACATCATTTGTCCTTGCAAGTACAGGGAGCCGGACGTGCAGGAGTTCGGAAGCTGTTATTGCAATTTATACGTGTCCAAGGAATGGAATGAAGGGGAGATTGAAGAGGCCTACGTCCCGGAGCGCCGGGGGCTGTAG
- a CDS encoding uroporphyrinogen decarboxylase family protein, whose amino-acid sequence MARLFINGEAGFPRRLVYPINALPSVRTVEAGIQEILWDADLKFEALKRYYQNLDADVLFYFSDIVIQAEAMGAEIAFSNGGMPAVKSPARSIEVPKPGHVVRMQINARVVSRMQQEFSGKFIAAPVFGPFTVAGQVVGEEALLRMLIDDRAAVMDLLEQALELAGNYTQFLLDAGANVVSVADPLSALIPPDQFWEYAGDFLQRLFDPFNALPTILHICGDTGQVVDQMVKTGVGGVSFDNCMDLLAFEDQIPDDVSIIGNIDPVGIVERGSLEDIASETADLVSMMALKKNFVLSTGCAVPFSASLENVRHFVETGRRRFSELEPAVPQLSAISAHVFSAKAEEAVNGVKSALERGVEPLVIVTSGLTRAVRKGSALYEAKKCFLPSLLLMVDAFYEGFRLLEDRLHNGGAEKTDVILGTVKGDIHEIGKNLVRIFFEIYGYQVVDLGVDVSAEAFLESYSEHRPKLIGLSAFTTKSKEEMGKIINELRQKGKIDAQVIVGGAALNESAAQLLGADGYAPDAVRAVGLAKGLLRPKKSGPQPS is encoded by the coding sequence ATGGCTCGTTTATTTATAAATGGAGAGGCTGGTTTTCCCCGCCGGCTTGTTTATCCTATCAACGCCCTTCCTTCCGTCCGGACCGTCGAAGCGGGAATTCAGGAAATCCTGTGGGATGCAGACCTTAAATTCGAGGCGCTGAAACGGTATTACCAAAACCTGGACGCCGACGTCCTGTTTTATTTCAGCGACATTGTCATTCAAGCGGAGGCGATGGGGGCTGAAATTGCTTTTTCCAATGGCGGAATGCCGGCGGTGAAGTCTCCGGCCAGGTCCATTGAAGTTCCAAAACCGGGCCATGTCGTCCGGATGCAGATAAACGCCCGGGTTGTGTCCCGGATGCAACAGGAGTTTTCCGGCAAGTTTATAGCGGCGCCCGTATTTGGGCCGTTCACCGTAGCCGGCCAGGTAGTGGGCGAGGAAGCCCTGCTTCGGATGCTCATTGACGACAGGGCCGCGGTCATGGATCTTTTGGAACAGGCCTTGGAACTCGCCGGGAATTATACGCAATTCCTGTTGGACGCGGGCGCCAATGTCGTTTCCGTCGCAGATCCTTTATCCGCCCTGATTCCGCCGGATCAATTCTGGGAGTACGCAGGGGATTTTCTGCAACGGCTTTTTGATCCTTTCAACGCCCTTCCAACCATTCTTCACATATGCGGAGACACCGGCCAGGTCGTGGACCAAATGGTCAAGACCGGAGTCGGCGGGGTCAGCTTTGACAATTGCATGGATCTTCTGGCCTTTGAGGACCAGATCCCGGATGACGTCTCCATTATTGGAAACATCGACCCTGTAGGCATCGTGGAAAGGGGCTCTTTGGAGGACATTGCCTCCGAGACCGCGGATCTTGTTTCCATGATGGCCCTGAAGAAGAACTTCGTCTTGAGTACGGGCTGCGCCGTGCCTTTTTCCGCTTCCCTTGAAAATGTGCGCCATTTTGTGGAGACGGGCAGGCGCCGTTTCAGCGAGCTTGAACCGGCCGTTCCCCAATTATCGGCGATCAGCGCGCATGTTTTTTCCGCCAAGGCCGAGGAGGCCGTAAACGGCGTGAAGTCAGCCCTTGAGCGGGGCGTAGAGCCTTTGGTCATAGTCACCAGCGGCCTCACAAGGGCTGTTCGCAAGGGGAGCGCCCTATACGAGGCCAAAAAGTGCTTCTTGCCTTCCCTCTTGCTGATGGTGGACGCCTTTTACGAGGGCTTCCGCCTTTTGGAGGACAGGCTGCACAACGGGGGCGCCGAAAAAACGGATGTCATCCTTGGCACGGTCAAGGGGGATATTCATGAAATCGGCAAAAATCTGGTTCGCATCTTTTTTGAAATATACGGCTATCAGGTGGTTGATCTGGGCGTGGATGTGAGCGCCGAGGCGTTTTTAGAATCTTACAGCGAGCATCGGCCTAAATTGATTGGCCTTTCTGCGTTCACAACAAAATCCAAAGAGGAAATGGGCAAAATTATAAACGAATTGCGTCAAAAGGGAAAAATCGACGCTCAAGTGATTGTGGGAGGCGCCGCCTTAAATGAAAGCGCGGCTCAATTGCTGGGAGCGGACGGATACGCCCCGGACGCAGTCAGGGCGGTGGGGCTCGCAAAAGGGCTGCTTCGTCCAAAAAAGAGCGGGCCGCAGCCGTCTTAA
- a CDS encoding branched-chain amino acid ABC transporter permease: MEDKLENPYSMKNVWAILLVLAPMPLVLSTPLATEILIYAIFAMGFNLALGHTGILSFGHAAYFGLGCYITGMALRYLELGVFPALLLGTVAAGLAALALAALAVKRQGVYFAMISLAFSQMLYFLALSPLKGLTGGEDGLKFIPKLAIEFPVTMDLSRPWSAYWFTLLFFALALFAMRQVLNSPMGRLLPAVRENEARVKSLGFPSHALKIMSMAISGLFCGLAGGLLTVYLGYVPLSTLHWFTSGSIMMMTILGGMQSFSGPIVGVLVFLCLQDVTGNFTERWELFSGTLFMALILLFPQGVAGSIKERFQHRMTPTIPERQA; the protein is encoded by the coding sequence ATGGAAGACAAACTGGAAAATCCATATAGCATGAAAAACGTGTGGGCGATCCTGCTGGTTCTGGCGCCCATGCCCCTGGTTTTATCCACTCCCCTGGCTACGGAAATCCTCATTTACGCTATCTTCGCCATGGGCTTCAATCTCGCCTTGGGCCATACCGGCATTCTTTCCTTTGGACACGCAGCCTATTTCGGCCTGGGATGCTATATCACCGGAATGGCCTTGCGGTATCTGGAGTTGGGCGTGTTCCCCGCCCTCCTACTGGGAACGGTTGCGGCTGGCTTGGCTGCTCTGGCTCTGGCCGCCCTGGCGGTGAAAAGGCAGGGCGTCTATTTTGCCATGATCTCCCTGGCGTTTTCCCAAATGCTGTATTTTCTGGCCCTTTCGCCCCTTAAAGGCCTGACAGGCGGTGAGGACGGCCTGAAGTTCATCCCAAAGCTGGCCATTGAGTTCCCTGTAACCATGGACTTAAGCCGGCCTTGGTCCGCGTATTGGTTCACATTGCTTTTTTTTGCATTGGCTTTGTTCGCCATGCGCCAAGTGTTGAACTCGCCCATGGGCCGGCTGCTTCCCGCCGTTCGGGAAAACGAAGCCCGGGTCAAGTCTTTAGGCTTTCCTTCACACGCCTTAAAAATAATGTCCATGGCGATTTCCGGCCTTTTTTGCGGCCTGGCCGGAGGGCTGTTAACCGTGTACCTGGGCTATGTCCCCTTATCCACCTTGCACTGGTTCACCTCCGGCTCGATCATGATGATGACCATTTTGGGAGGCATGCAAAGTTTTTCCGGGCCTATCGTGGGAGTCCTCGTCTTTCTGTGCCTGCAGGATGTAACCGGTAATTTTACGGAGCGCTGGGAGCTGTTTTCGGGGACCCTTTTTATGGCGCTGATTCTGCTTTTTCCTCAGGGCGTTGCAGGGTCGATCAAGGAGCGCTTTCAGCACCGCATGACGCCGACGATCCCGGAGCGGCAAGCATGA
- a CDS encoding ABC transporter substrate-binding protein — MIRRLALIALICISIPCAAMAEGAKFGIVLPLSGPYAAMAQDMKNGAMLATEQVNQAGGVLGGQADLIVKDSQLKADIALRRVKEMVEEEHLTVIGGNLSGAISLVINEYACKNNLLYMSYCYNSLPVGKEFCGKGFTSAVIPYQNPDALATYAFKNLGKTWMSLSADYRGFHDMMASWMYNSDQLGGEFKGNIYHPLGTRDFSSYIPRILAESPDILVLNNYGADQIAAIKQFSQLGLTKKMKIVISKTHLHIAKECGKAYDNNVYGGATYYWNMKAASEENKQFVEAFTAKYGAPPSGDAEAAYVGTKAVWQAIAKTGAADNVDALIDTLTSMTIQTPKGSEQFRACDHARQQSILVLRGRGDQSKDWDVFEVVQEVPSEETLQSCENNKNNLPYGKVPIPTK, encoded by the coding sequence ATGATAAGAAGGTTGGCTTTAATTGCTTTGATTTGCATATCGATTCCTTGCGCGGCCATGGCCGAGGGGGCGAAATTCGGGATTGTTCTGCCCCTTTCAGGGCCTTACGCCGCCATGGCGCAGGACATGAAAAACGGCGCCATGCTGGCCACCGAGCAAGTCAATCAGGCCGGAGGCGTTTTGGGGGGCCAGGCCGATTTGATCGTCAAGGATTCGCAGCTTAAGGCGGACATCGCCCTTCGCCGGGTCAAGGAAATGGTGGAGGAGGAGCATCTCACCGTCATCGGCGGGAACCTGTCCGGCGCCATTTCTCTGGTTATTAATGAATATGCCTGTAAAAACAATCTCTTGTATATGTCTTATTGCTACAACAGCCTGCCTGTGGGCAAGGAGTTTTGCGGCAAAGGCTTTACTTCCGCGGTGATTCCCTACCAAAACCCCGACGCCCTGGCGACTTACGCTTTCAAGAATCTGGGCAAAACCTGGATGTCTTTGTCCGCCGACTATCGCGGCTTCCACGACATGATGGCCAGTTGGATGTACAACAGCGACCAGCTTGGCGGGGAGTTCAAGGGCAATATCTATCATCCGCTGGGAACGCGGGACTTTTCCAGCTACATTCCCCGCATATTGGCGGAAAGCCCGGACATCCTGGTCCTGAACAACTACGGGGCCGACCAGATAGCCGCCATCAAACAGTTTTCCCAACTGGGCCTGACCAAAAAGATGAAAATCGTCATCAGCAAGACCCATTTGCACATCGCCAAAGAATGCGGCAAGGCCTATGATAACAACGTTTACGGCGGCGCAACCTATTACTGGAACATGAAGGCTGCCAGCGAGGAAAACAAACAATTCGTGGAGGCTTTTACGGCCAAATACGGCGCGCCTCCTTCCGGGGACGCCGAGGCCGCCTATGTGGGAACCAAAGCCGTCTGGCAGGCCATTGCCAAAACCGGGGCTGCTGACAACGTGGATGCGCTTATCGACACACTGACCAGCATGACCATTCAAACGCCCAAGGGGAGCGAACAGTTCCGGGCTTGCGACCACGCGCGCCAGCAATCCATTCTGGTGTTAAGAGGCCGCGGCGACCAGTCCAAGGATTGGGACGTTTTTGAAGTTGTGCAGGAAGTTCCCTCTGAGGAAACCCTGCAATCCTGTGAAAACAACAAAAACAATCTGCCTTACGGAAAGGTTCCCATTCCCACCAAGTAG
- a CDS encoding ATP-binding protein: protein MSEKFNCKIKNDLGELAKVSKAANEFLEPLNLDPKIVYGVDLILEEMLTNVITHGYEDEGTHEIAVSIGLDEDEVSIVLEDDGAPFNPLSLPWASHSADADELMEEGLGIHFVRNMMNAMQYRREDEKNILEVCIDL from the coding sequence GTGTCCGAAAAGTTCAACTGTAAAATCAAAAATGATTTAGGCGAGTTGGCCAAAGTCTCGAAGGCCGCCAACGAATTCCTGGAACCGCTCAATCTGGATCCGAAAATCGTTTACGGGGTGGACCTCATCCTGGAAGAAATGCTCACCAACGTCATCACGCATGGTTATGAGGACGAAGGCACGCATGAGATTGCCGTCTCCATTGGGCTGGACGAGGATGAAGTCAGCATTGTCCTGGAAGACGACGGGGCGCCGTTTAATCCGTTGTCCCTGCCCTGGGCCAGCCACTCTGCGGACGCGGACGAGTTGATGGAGGAAGGCCTGGGCATCCACTTTGTTCGCAACATGATGAACGCCATGCAATACAGACGGGAAGACGAGAAAAACATCCTGGAAGTCTGCATAGACCTGTAA
- a CDS encoding glutaredoxin family protein, translated as MADIMLYTLSTCGHCKRTKALLKECDVEYKSTDVDLLEGEEREETIAEVKKCNPRLSFPTLVIGDTVIVGFKENEIREALGK; from the coding sequence ATGGCGGACATCATGCTCTATACGTTAAGCACTTGCGGTCACTGCAAACGGACGAAAGCGCTGCTGAAAGAATGCGACGTGGAATACAAAAGCACCGACGTGGACCTCCTGGAAGGCGAGGAGAGGGAGGAAACCATCGCAGAGGTCAAGAAGTGCAATCCCAGGCTTTCCTTTCCCACCCTGGTCATCGGCGACACCGTCATCGTAGGATTCAAGGAAAACGAAATCAGGGAGGCCCTGGGTAAATGA
- a CDS encoding ABC transporter ATP-binding protein, whose amino-acid sequence MIIQAEKLTKKFGGLTAVDQVDFSLAVGEFKSIIGPNGAGKTTLFNLIAGAESPDGGRILFQGEEITSLPQERIVRKGIVKTYQTSQFFPSLSVLQNLSIAAQPPGSWRLLWTGKGFAQKTLTQAKTVLKQVGLENAADSPAEALSHGERRYLDLGLALATQPKVLLLDEPTAGMSPTETRQAARLIKRLAHEFSLSVILVEHDMDVVMEVSDRVLVMNEGRIFAEGEPREIRQNSDVQRIYLGKGRAAC is encoded by the coding sequence ATGATTATCCAGGCGGAAAAACTGACCAAGAAATTCGGCGGACTTACGGCCGTGGATCAGGTGGATTTTTCCTTGGCCGTGGGAGAATTCAAGTCCATCATCGGCCCGAACGGGGCCGGTAAAACCACCCTGTTCAACCTGATAGCAGGGGCCGAATCCCCGGACGGGGGACGCATTCTTTTTCAGGGCGAAGAGATTACAAGCCTGCCCCAGGAGCGCATTGTCCGCAAGGGGATCGTCAAGACGTACCAGACCTCCCAGTTTTTCCCTTCATTGTCGGTGTTGCAGAATTTAAGCATCGCCGCCCAGCCTCCAGGCTCATGGCGTTTACTTTGGACCGGAAAAGGCTTTGCTCAAAAAACGCTCACGCAGGCAAAAACCGTATTAAAGCAAGTCGGCCTTGAAAACGCCGCAGACAGCCCGGCGGAAGCCCTGTCCCACGGGGAAAGGCGCTATTTGGACTTGGGGTTGGCTTTGGCGACCCAGCCAAAGGTGTTGCTCCTGGACGAGCCGACCGCGGGCATGAGTCCCACGGAAACCCGCCAGGCAGCAAGGCTTATAAAACGCCTCGCCCATGAATTTAGCCTCTCCGTGATCCTGGTGGAGCACGACATGGACGTGGTTATGGAAGTTTCGGACAGGGTGCTGGTCATGAACGAAGGACGGATTTTTGCGGAAGGCGAGCCCCGGGAAATCCGACAAAATTCCGACGTGCAAAGGATCTACCTTGGAAAGGGGAGGGCGGCGTGCTGA
- a CDS encoding cation-transporting P-type ATPase — protein MDSLPEKVWHSLKSEEVLNVLESDPAKGLSNQEAARRLEAFGPNELTQKKGQGPLIRFLLQFKQPLVIILLAATAITLLLQEYVDSIVIFGVVLVNAIIGFVQESKALKAIEALAKAMVSEATVLRDGERQRVNSSKLVPGDIVLLQSGDKAPADMRLIKSRELQVDESALTGESVPVQKAETVLDEDMVIGDRYNMAFSSTLVTYGAGQGVVVSTGDRTEIGRINELIASADILETPLTQKIHHFSNILLYAILAMAVATFIIGFIRGQDLVEMFMASVALAVGAIPEGLPAAITITLAIGVSRMAKRNAIIRKLPAVETLGSTMVICSDKTGTLTQNQMTVQDIVAGGIRYSLTGVGYAPEGEIRDEEGNFDLEANLSLQELLKAGVLCNDSTVKKAEEGWRVEGDPTEGALLTSAMKAGYSVQQLTSDFPRLDTIPFESERQYMASLHDQGEGKPRIIYVKGSIESICVECSVIYGPDGEPDVPKAGAITQWVESMAEKGLRVLAFARKEVSPDTTEITHADLEQGLEFMGLQGMIDPPRPEAMDAVEACQAAGIRVKMITGDHAGTAAAIAQQMGLCGETCSYHTREVLTGKDIAALDDQELVEQADSTAVFARVSPEQKLRLVEALQKRDNVVAMTGDGVNDAPALRQANIGVAMGITGTEVSKESSDMILTDDNFATIKAAVEEGRGVFDNLVKFITWTLPTNGGEGLVILIAILLGTALPILPLQILWINMTTALLLGLMLAFEPKEEGIMQRMPRDPSEPILTRTLIERIVLVSLLLVLGAFGLFKLEVALMGGDESLARTLAVNVFVFGEMFYLFNCRSITRPVWTLGLFSNMFLWAGVGIMTALQLLFTYAPFMNSIFQSAPMGWAEWGMVFANSLLIYLVVETEKWVRRRKAEG, from the coding sequence ATGGATAGCCTGCCGGAAAAAGTGTGGCATAGCCTCAAGTCAGAGGAGGTGCTGAATGTTTTGGAATCCGACCCTGCAAAGGGTTTATCGAACCAGGAGGCTGCTCGTCGGTTAGAGGCTTTTGGCCCCAACGAACTGACCCAAAAAAAGGGTCAGGGGCCGTTGATTCGTTTTTTATTGCAGTTTAAGCAGCCGCTGGTCATCATCCTGCTCGCGGCCACAGCCATAACCCTGTTGCTTCAGGAGTATGTGGACTCCATTGTTATTTTCGGCGTGGTCCTGGTAAACGCCATCATAGGGTTTGTACAGGAATCCAAGGCGTTAAAAGCAATCGAAGCCCTGGCCAAAGCCATGGTCAGCGAGGCTACGGTGCTCCGCGACGGAGAAAGGCAAAGGGTCAATTCCAGCAAGCTGGTTCCCGGAGACATTGTTCTGCTGCAATCAGGGGATAAGGCGCCCGCGGACATGCGCCTGATCAAATCGCGCGAACTGCAGGTGGATGAAAGCGCTTTGACCGGAGAAAGCGTGCCGGTGCAAAAAGCCGAAACGGTTTTGGACGAGGACATGGTCATAGGCGACCGCTACAACATGGCCTTTTCCTCCACCCTGGTCACCTATGGGGCCGGGCAGGGGGTGGTGGTCTCCACCGGGGATCGGACGGAAATCGGGCGCATCAATGAGTTGATTGCCTCGGCGGACATCCTGGAAACCCCATTGACCCAGAAAATCCACCATTTTTCTAATATTCTCCTGTATGCCATCCTTGCCATGGCCGTGGCTACCTTCATTATCGGCTTTATCCGGGGCCAGGACCTGGTGGAGATGTTCATGGCCTCCGTGGCTTTGGCCGTGGGCGCCATCCCGGAAGGGCTGCCGGCGGCCATCACCATTACGCTGGCCATCGGGGTGTCCCGCATGGCCAAGCGGAACGCCATTATCAGAAAACTGCCTGCCGTGGAGACTCTGGGTTCCACCATGGTCATCTGCTCGGATAAAACCGGAACCCTGACGCAAAATCAAATGACCGTCCAGGATATCGTGGCCGGGGGGATTCGCTACAGTCTGACAGGAGTGGGATACGCCCCCGAGGGGGAAATCCGGGATGAAGAGGGGAATTTCGACCTCGAGGCCAACCTTTCGTTGCAGGAATTGCTCAAAGCCGGCGTCCTTTGCAATGATTCGACGGTAAAAAAAGCCGAAGAGGGATGGCGCGTGGAAGGCGATCCCACGGAAGGCGCCTTGCTGACCTCCGCCATGAAAGCCGGATACAGCGTGCAGCAGTTGACCTCTGACTTCCCCCGGCTGGACACGATCCCGTTTGAGTCGGAAAGGCAGTACATGGCCTCGCTTCACGATCAGGGCGAGGGCAAGCCCCGCATCATATACGTCAAAGGCTCCATAGAAAGCATCTGTGTGGAGTGCAGCGTGATTTACGGCCCCGACGGGGAGCCGGACGTCCCCAAGGCCGGAGCCATTACCCAATGGGTGGAATCCATGGCGGAAAAAGGTTTGCGCGTACTGGCTTTCGCCCGCAAGGAAGTATCGCCTGACACCACGGAAATCACGCATGCCGACCTGGAGCAGGGTTTGGAGTTCATGGGCCTTCAGGGCATGATCGATCCGCCCCGCCCCGAGGCCATGGACGCCGTGGAAGCCTGCCAGGCCGCCGGCATTCGCGTCAAGATGATTACGGGCGATCACGCTGGCACTGCAGCGGCCATTGCCCAGCAAATGGGTTTGTGCGGAGAAACCTGCTCCTACCACACCCGGGAGGTGCTGACCGGCAAGGATATCGCCGCTCTGGACGACCAGGAGTTAGTGGAGCAGGCTGACAGCACGGCGGTTTTCGCCCGGGTGTCCCCGGAGCAGAAACTCAGGCTGGTGGAAGCCCTTCAGAAAAGAGACAACGTTGTGGCCATGACCGGAGACGGCGTAAACGATGCTCCGGCTCTGCGCCAGGCTAACATCGGGGTGGCCATGGGAATCACGGGCACGGAGGTTTCCAAGGAATCCTCCGACATGATTCTGACCGATGACAATTTCGCCACCATCAAGGCCGCCGTGGAGGAAGGCCGGGGGGTTTTTGACAACCTGGTCAAATTCATAACCTGGACCCTGCCCACGAACGGGGGCGAAGGATTGGTCATTTTGATCGCGATACTGCTTGGAACCGCGCTGCCGATTCTGCCCCTGCAAATCCTGTGGATCAACATGACCACGGCGCTTTTGCTGGGGCTGATGCTGGCCTTCGAACCCAAGGAGGAAGGCATCATGCAGCGAATGCCCCGGGATCCGTCCGAACCAATCCTCACCCGCACCTTGATCGAGCGCATCGTGCTGGTCAGCCTCCTGCTTGTTTTGGGCGCCTTTGGGTTGTTCAAGCTGGAAGTCGCTTTGATGGGAGGGGATGAAAGCCTGGCCCGCACCCTGGCTGTCAATGTTTTTGTATTTGGAGAGATGTTCTACCTGTTCAACTGCCGATCCATTACCCGGCCGGTTTGGACTCTGGGGCTCTTTAGCAACATGTTTCTCTGGGCGGGGGTCGGGATCATGACCGCGCTGCAATTGCTCTTCACCTACGCTCCGTTCATGAACAGCATCTTTCAAAGCGCGCCTATGGGCTGGGCCGAGTGGGGGATGGTATTCGCCAACAGCCTGTTGATCTATCTGGTGGTTGAAACGGAAAAATGGGTCCGGCGGCGCAAGGCGGAAGGCTGA